From Ignavibacterium sp.:
TACTTTGTTACTTTGCTTAAGAACGGAAGCTTTGAAAGAAATGGGAAACTTTCAAATCCTTCCTGAAACGCATTTGATAAACTTGAAGCAGCATCACCGGATTGAGGATTATAAAGTTCGTGAACCTTTTTTATACCGCTGTTTGCAACGGACAATAACAAGACTGGTGGGAATGTAACAAATGATCTTGTTAATGTTCCGGAAGAAGTTATTCCCTGAACAAATAAGTTTCCATTATCATCAACTGAAAGTGTAGTGACTTTATTCAATGACCAGCCAACTTTCCAGTTGATATCAATTTTAGCACCTTCCCAAAGTGGTCTGGATGTTTTGAAATCAAGATTATTTTTCTGTGAGAAGTTATCGCTAAGATTCGTTCTAGCTGCAGTTACACGTTTGCCAACATCACCAGAAAGTCCTAACATAAATCCACGGGTAGGACCAGCATCCTCATTGTAAAACAATCCCCAAAAGTTTGAAAAACCGGTTCCCATTGATTTTAATCCTGATTTGGATAGTTGATTATCATTCGAAAAGCTAATTGAGATTGTTTCATAATCAAAGAATATATTTTTTGCAACTGTTTTCAGAAATCCTAAAGCCTTTGAAATTGCTGATGGTTTATTCAAATCCTCAGCACTAAGTGAATCAGGCGAATCCGTTTTATTTACAAGAAGACTGTCTTCATTCTGAATATCCTGACGATTAAGAATTTGTTTTTCCTGATTTATTTGTCTCTGTGTTACATTTTGTTTTTGTTCAGGTTCTTCAGCGAACAAAGGAGCAAAAAGTGCTTTCAATCTTAAAGTTAATCCAACATTCGACTTATTATTATAACCCGCACTTCTACCTAATTCTTCCTGTCGTAAATCATAATTCCATTGGTATCCGGCAGTATAACCAGCGGTGATTGTGAAAAATTTATTCAGATCGAAAAGAGAAGGAAGTTTTGGTGCTGTTCTGAAATCTATAGACTGCTGATATCTGAAATCCTTACCAAAGAATTTTCCTCCAATGATGTCGGACCATATTTCACTTTCTGTTCTTTCTCTTCCGTATATATCAGTCTCGAGATTTGCAAGTGTTGAAGTAATGTTGACATTGTAACTTGTTGTAAGATTTAAAAATCCTCCTTCAGTAACTTTCCAGTTAAATGTCATTCCTCTTGTCGTAGAGAAATCTCTTGAGACCACTTCATCTGGTTCAGTAAACTGACCAGTCTGTGGATTATATGTGGGTCTGCTCTTACTTGCATTTCTGTTTCGCTTTGCAGTTACATTAAGACTAATGTTTTGTGGAAGAAAATAAATCTTAAGATTTGCATAATCTTTAAATAGCTGAATGAACGAACCAAGTATAGGAATATCTGCGATAACGATATTATAATCAGGACTTAAGTTCAAACCGTAAGTCATATTTGCATTCCAGACCCAAGCAGTAGATTTTTCTATTGTAGGATTCCTGCTGAAAGTTTTGTTATAGTTAAATCCAAATGTGAGTGCATTAAATGTATCTCTGATTAACCACCAGGAAGAAGGAATTTTAATTTTAATATTCGAAGCTGACCAGGTATCAGAAATTGATTCAGTTTCAGTTTCTTCTCTTATTTGTTGAGGAGTTTTAACTCTGCCTGTTGTATCCAAATCATAAATAGTCTGCTGCCTCTGAACAGCTTCATCAACTTTAACATCAGTTCCCGGCAAATATAGCGGTTTACCTTTCTGCTCTGTGTGTGAATAATTAATACGAAGGCTACTTTCAGGTAAATTTATTGGTAGTAGTTTCAAAACATTTAAATCAGTTGAAACCGACCAGTTTGTATTATCTACTCTTGAACCGAACCTTTCAGATAAACGATGGAAGTATGGATCCTTTTTACTATAAGTAAAATTAACAGTCATCAAATCAGCAAGTTTCAGAGAACTATTAATACTATAAGCCCACCCAGGTGAATCATCAGCACCAACTACACGAAGTTCATTCACCCAAACTTGTCCTGATAACGGTCCCTGGTTAAAACTATTATCAATATTAAATACGCCAACAGATAAAAATTTAATTGATGTCAGTGTCGGATTACCTTTGAAGACATAATAATGTCCCGGTCTTCCTTCAACCGGAATTTTAATAATCTGATTTAATGAATCTCTGGTTGTCTGCTTTATTGCAGTAATTTTATCAAAATCAATTGTGATTTCATTCCAATCGGGCAGTACTGGTTGACGATATTCATAATAGTTGTTAGTATCACCACCAAAACGGAAATATACTTCCGTAGAGTATTGTCGTTGTCCACCAAGTGTATCGCTGTATGAAATCGAGCCGGGAACATCATTCAAATCTCCGTGAATAAACAATTTCATTTGTTTGTAATTAAAAACATCCAAAGGTCTGAACAAATATTTTACGGCTTCTCTTGATTGACCATCAGGCAGTCCGTTAAGAACTAAACTTAATGATTGTTCATTTCTTAGAATATTTTCATCAGGTCTTGTTCTGTCTCTTTCCTGAAATACACCTGGAGGACTTTTATATTCCGGATTTTCCTCAATACTTACAACAGAAATTGACAAGACGCTATCATTCTTTACAAGTTTCTGCCATTGACTTCCAACAAGATTAAATTCCGCAATCCTGAAATGAACTTTATTATTTACTCCTGTAGTGAACATTCTAATGAATTCAACATTTGAAAAACTTGCCTGTCCTATTGCATTCTTATATTCCTGCAAAGGTATTCTGAATAAATACCAGTTAAATTCGGTTAAACCTCCACCAGCAATAAATGGATTGTTCTGCGGAACAGTATCGAGCGGAATTTCGTATCTGAAGAATGCTGTTGCGTTATCCAGAGTTCCGTTTCTGTTAAGGTCTTCAGTATCAGGTAAACGACCAATGTCGGTTAATACAGCGTTACCTTCAGTTCCATTAATATTGAAATAATCATAAGGATAAGGCGTACTTCCTCGCTGGAAAAAGAAATTATCTCCGGAAGGATCAGATTTTGTACTGTTATATGTTGTTCTTTCAGCAGCGTCGAATAATCCATCAAGTCCCGTGTCTTCTTTACCCTCAACATCAATTGCATCATTTCTGTCTTTGTCTTCGGTATCAAGAATATTATTTGGAATTACATCTTCACTTATTTTACCTAAATCAAGGTAAAGTTTTGCACCAGGTTCAGCATCAACAATCTGTGCCCAGAATTCAATAAACTCTACATTCTCTTCAATTAAATTATTTGCTGTTGAAGAAAGCACTTTCATATTTCCACCCCAGACTTTCTGAGGATCGCTCAGGTTTGGTTCCCAGTTATAAGTTCCCGGCGTGTCTGGTAAGAAAACATAATCAAGAACTGTTACTTGTTGATCAGAACGTGCAACCTGCTTTCTTTCCCCATAAATTTGCTGTACAGTAAATGGTGATGGTGTTTCATTGAACCAGAATGCTTTACCTTTGTATGGCATTTTTTCCCGTCGTGAAGTTCCCGGAAGATTAGCTAATGAATCAGGCGCACTTAAATCTTTCCAGGAAGTATATGAAACTCCAACAGGAATTAATCTTTTAGCTCCTTCAAAATCATCAATGTAAGCAATACTTTTCCCCTGATCTGATGAGATTGTACTTTTCTTTGTATTCGGATCAGGACTCATATAAGCAAATTCACCGCTGAAATTAAATGAAGACATTTCTCTTGTAGAAATAACTTTATCAATTGCTTTTGTAACAAATGGCAAATCAGCTGAAGTATTAAAATCAACTCCATAAATTGTATTGCTTAATGGTTCTTCACCAATTCTTACTTTATCACTTAATGTTTGTTGATTAAGATTGAGAACTGAGAATCCAAGATTTGTTTTCTTTGAGAACTCATAAATACCACGAGCACCCAACAATGTTTTTGATGCAAGCTGGAATAAATCATTCTGTTCAAAAGTGATTCTTAGGTTGGCGCCCGGCACAAGAGCAGCACTATTTGTAATAGTTAACTGACCACTGTTGTAATCTACACGATAATCAACGCCCTCTTTCAAAGGTCTTCCATCGAGCAAAACTTTAACCGAATTTTCAACAACATTAAATCCGAGCTGATATGTTGCTGATGCAGTACCTGTGCTTTTACCAACAAGAAGCCATTTGTCTTTTTCTTTCTTCTGCTGTGCAAAGGTTTTAGTTGTATCATAAATATCCTGATAAGTGTATTGACTTAATTCAGATGGAATATTTCTTCCGAATGGCTCTAAGGTGGGGAAAATTATTTCGCCTGTTTCAGGAAAGACAGTAATGTTTGGTCTGAAGTCGAAAATATTATCTGGATTTGGCTGTTTACTTGCATCAAGTAAATCAAGTCCAAATGCATTCAACAATCTTTTACCATTTAATTCTCTTACAGGTTCGCCACCTTCAATTTCGTATTTAATATCAAATTCAAATCCTTCTTCTTTAATATTTCTTACCCCAATCGGATAAATGTTTTTAAGTTGCAATTTCCACGCTGTTTGATAAAGTGGCTGAAGATTTTTTGGCTTAACAAGTTTTAGAACTAATCTTTTGGTAGTGTTAGTATCACCGGGCGCAAGCCATTCTCCAAAATATTCATCATCAGCTGTTCCCGGTCCGTTTTCTCTTCCATAAGAAACAGCGATAGCATCATTTTCATTGATGGCAGTTTTAAAGGTTATAAATCCTGTTTCAGCATGAAGTGTGTAATCAATTCCTTCCTGAAGTAATAGAAATCTTCCTGCTTCTTCAATTCCGGAAACAGGATTGTCAAGAGGTTGTCTGTATGAATCAGGATATTGTTGATTCCTGCTTATTGGCGGCAATGAAATAAATGCATTTGCTTCACGTTCACGGGACTTATCAGTTGTAATTGTAGATATAGATTTCCAAACCTGTATTTCAGTTATCAGATACTGATTATTTACTTGCGGAGTCGGATTTCCATAATAGTTATTAAAAATATTTAATGTAGGGTCAGCGTAAACTGTATCAACAAAATAGTGATTTGTTGAATAATCATAAGCCCGTTTCTGGAATTCGCTAGCAGTTGTTCCACCTGAGACCTCAACTTCTTTTGTTTCACCTTTCTTCTGACTAGCAATCGTAGTAAGTGTAAAAGGTCCCATTTTGAAAAGTGCTTTGATTCCGAATAGAGCTTCACTACCACCAACAAGTGGCGAAGTCTGAAGTGAAACATTTCCTGCTTCTATGCTTTGAATTATTTCATCTTCATAACCAGTATATTTTATCTTAAGCTGATTTTCATATTCAAATGTTCTTTCAGTATTCCAGTCAGCACTAATGTTTAACTTATCTCCGATAGTTCCATTCACATTTATCTGAACCTGCTGTTTAAAGTCAGGTTCGTTTCTTGTATTGCCTAATCTTGAAGCAGTAACACCTTCTGTTGTTTCATTTCTCCAGGCACCATGAATCTGAACAGCACCACCAATTTTCAAACTTATTTTAGGTTCACCAAAAATACTTAATACACCAACTTTTGGTAAAGGAATTTCAAAGTCAGTAATGCTCTTCATTAATTCCTGAAGACCAACTTTACCTGATTTAAGTTCGTAAGCATAACCTAAATCTTCCCATTTCTTTCGCTCTTCAACTTTCAACCTTTCCTGAATATATTCTTCAATCGGCATTCTCAGTAATATTTTTGAATCCTTACCGGCGATAAGTTCTCTTATTTCAACATACTTCCCTGTCGAATCAATTGTAATTTTTCTTTGTTTAAAAGTTGGTGAAGGTTCGACAAAAAACTTAGAAAGACGTTTTTGTTTTAAGCGAACATAAGGAACATCTTCACGAAAATATCTGAAGTGTTCTAATCGCGCAGTAGAATCCTGAGACCACTGATACAATCTCAACGAGTCTTTATTAATAATTATTTTTACAGTATCTAAAGCCGATTTAACAGAATCAGTTTTCGTAATTAGAGAATCGCCATTTATAAAGGTTGAATCTGTTTTATTCTCCAAACCAGTATCTGGTGGTGTATTGTAGAAAGGAATTTTTAATTCATTATTCCCGGATGTAATTGGCGGAACTAATTCATCATTTGATGAATTCTGTATTTCAGATTGTTGCTGGAGAGTAATCAGATTGAAACAAATATCTCTCCAAATATCCTTATTCATCTGAGATTTTTCAGATGAATTAAACCCCAGATTTATCCCGGCATAAAAAAGTAACGCTGAACCGAGAATAATCCGGATGAAATCTTTCACGGAATTTTTTAACGCGCGTTTAATGAGGAACACCTAACAGAATATTAAACAATACAGTAGAGGTATTTTTCGATATGACTCCTTTTTTTGTTTGAAAAAATAAGCGAAAGTCATAGATATTTTCAAGAAAGTACTTTTTACACATACAAAACATAAAAGTTCTCATAAAATTTTTTAGGTCAAAATTTTAGCTGCTGTTTAAAGTTTAGTAAACTTTTTAATCAGCTTTGCATGTTCAGGAAATTTAGTTATTAAATTTTTTCTGTCTGCAAGTTCAAAATCCTTAAAATCAAATCCTGGTGCAACAGTGCATCCAATCAGAGCAAATGAATTTTTGTCAGTAAGTTCTGCAGCAAACCAATTATTCTTTGGAATCACAAGCTGAAAAATTTCACTTCCCTTTCCAAAAAGATGTTCAGTCAATTTACCATTTTGATCAATTACATATAATTTAACATCACATCCATCATAAAAATGCCATATCTCGTCTGACTTTAATCTGTGGAACAAAGATTTATCTCTTCCGGTCAATAAAAAGTAAATCGAAGTAGATATATTTTTTTTATTTAACTTCTTTGCGGGAATAGTTTCAGTAAAAAACATTTCGCCGGCACGATAAATTTCGCAATAAAAACCTCCTTCAGGATGTTTCTGCAATTCCAGTTTATCTATATAATATCTGGCTTTTGAATTCATAAAATATTTTTTCCTTACAAGTAAGATAAGAATTTATTCTGATTTTGAATTAACACTACCTTAACTAATTTTGCTGAAAAATTTTGGAATAGAAATGTTAAAATTCTCACTACTCATTTCCCTGTTTTTTCTTTCAACAGTATTGTCATTTGCTCAGAACGAAAAGATCAACAATTATATTTCTGTTGCAGACACTCTCACCAAAACAGCTTTGAGAGATCGGAAAGGTTATGATTGGTTGAAAGAACTTTGTGAAATCGGACCAAGACTCAGCGGTTCAGAGAATTCATTAAAAGCAATCTTCTGGGCCGAAAATAAAATGAAACAACTTGGTTTCGACTCAGTGTGGCTTCAGCCGGTTATGGTTCCTCATTGGGAAAGAGGTGAAAAAGAATTCTGTGCTGTTTACAATGGAAATAATTTTGTAAGAGAGTTAAATATCCTTGCTCTCGGAGGGAGTATTTCCACTGATAAAAATGGAATTACAGCAAATGTTATTGAAGTAAAATCTTTTGATGAACTGAAACAAAAATCATCGGATGTTAAAGGCAAAATTGTTTTTTTCAGCAGACCAATTGATCAGGGATTGATAAATACTTTTTCCGGTTATGGTTCTGCTGTTGACCAGAGAGTTTATGGTGCTATCGAAGCCGCTAAGTATGGAGCTGTTGGGGTTGTAATAAGATCAGTTACAACGAAATATGATAATGTTCCTCACACAGGCGTTATGCTTTACGCTGATAGTTTACCCAGAATTCCTGCCGCTGCAATTGGTTATCTTGATTCTGATTTTTTAAGTGAACAATTAAAAATAAATCCTGAGCTTTTGTTAAAACTCCGATTGAATTGCAGAACATTTGAAGATGCACCGTCATTCAATGTGATTGGTGAAATTAAAGGAACGCAATTGCCTGATGAAGTAATAGTTGTCGGAGGACATTTCGACAGCTGGGATGTTGGATGCGGTGCTCACGACGACGGCGCCGGATGCATCCAATCTATGGAAGTACTGGATTTATTCAAACGACTTCATATAAAACCAAAAAGAACTATCAGATGCGTTTTATTCATAAATGAAGAGAATGGTTCTCGTGGCGGAATTGAGTATGGAAAATTTGCTTTATCTTCATCAGAAAAACATATTGCTGCCATTGAAGCTGACAGAGGTGCATTCACTCCCGTCGGATTTTATGTTGATAGTGATTCTTTAACTATAGATAAAATTTCGAGATGGTTGCCTGTATTTGAAAAAGCTTCAATTGAGTGGATTAAAAAAGGCGGCAGTGGAGTTGATGTCAGCAAGATTAAAAATGCAAAAGCATTACTTGGCTTTGTTCCAGATGATCAAAGGTATATGGATTTACATCATTCAGCCAATGATGTTTTTGAAGAAGTTCATCCGAGAGAATTTGAATTAGGCACTGCTGCAATGGCTGTGATGGTTTATCTTTTAAGTGAAGAAGGTTTGTAGAGAAAGAAAATAAAACCTCCGAGGTCTTAAAAGACCTCGGAGGTTATTACCACTAACTAATTACGAGTAATTTATTTAAAAAATTAAATTAAGCAGAATTTGGGTTGCTCTAAAGTTATCGATAATATTCTAAGCAATCTGTTTTTTTTAATTTAGCCGCAACCTTCAGGCTGCATTGTGTTAAGATTGTAATTCCGTATTTTTACCTTACTCCCTTATACCTTATTCCATTATACCTCTTTCCCGTCGTCAAAATTTTTTACACCGCTTTAGTTTTTACTTGTAAACTTGACTAATAGAATTCCTCACTCTTCATTTTCATTTTTTAATTAAAGAATTTTATAAGGAATAAAAGTTGATATATTTATAGTTAAGAGGAGCTTACTATGCAGTTAATTACCATTTTTGACGTAATAATAAAGCACAGAATAAAACTCTGTTTTGTCTATTTTATATTCAGTAGTTATCTGTGGCAAAATAATATTTTAGTGACGGAAACAATTACCCCCCCCCCAATCAATTGATGGTTAACAAATTATCAATATACATTTCAATCACTTTTTACACCTCTGGATTTGTTTAAACTGTTATAGTTTTTACTTAAAAATAATTTTTCTATTTTTAATAAAATCAAAGGGAACATAATTATGAAAAACATAAATCATTTATTAATAATATTAATCTTTATTTTTTTAAAAGGTTGTAGTCAGAGCAGCTCTATCCCGGATGGAAGTGCCAATCAAAATTCTGATGAAAACTTGTATTTAATTACGCAAAATGGCAATTTATCAGAACTATCTGAGGATGTTATTGACACAGAGTACGATACATTTTTTTTTGTTGGTGAAGAAAGAAGGGCTATTTACATTGGTGGAAAATTGCCCACACAAAATCAAAACAATTATAATGTTGTATGGCTTGAGAGTAATTCAGATTGGCCCACAGAAAGAATTGTAAATAACATTAATGATTCTCAAATCCAAACCATTAATGGGGAAAATTTCTATAGCGTCCAATTT
This genomic window contains:
- the sprA gene encoding cell surface protein SprA encodes the protein MNKDIWRDICFNLITLQQQSEIQNSSNDELVPPITSGNNELKIPFYNTPPDTGLENKTDSTFINGDSLITKTDSVKSALDTVKIIINKDSLRLYQWSQDSTARLEHFRYFREDVPYVRLKQKRLSKFFVEPSPTFKQRKITIDSTGKYVEIRELIAGKDSKILLRMPIEEYIQERLKVEERKKWEDLGYAYELKSGKVGLQELMKSITDFEIPLPKVGVLSIFGEPKISLKIGGAVQIHGAWRNETTEGVTASRLGNTRNEPDFKQQVQINVNGTIGDKLNISADWNTERTFEYENQLKIKYTGYEDEIIQSIEAGNVSLQTSPLVGGSEALFGIKALFKMGPFTLTTIASQKKGETKEVEVSGGTTASEFQKRAYDYSTNHYFVDTVYADPTLNIFNNYYGNPTPQVNNQYLITEIQVWKSISTITTDKSREREANAFISLPPISRNQQYPDSYRQPLDNPVSGIEEAGRFLLLQEGIDYTLHAETGFITFKTAINENDAIAVSYGRENGPGTADDEYFGEWLAPGDTNTTKRLVLKLVKPKNLQPLYQTAWKLQLKNIYPIGVRNIKEEGFEFDIKYEIEGGEPVRELNGKRLLNAFGLDLLDASKQPNPDNIFDFRPNITVFPETGEIIFPTLEPFGRNIPSELSQYTYQDIYDTTKTFAQQKKEKDKWLLVGKSTGTASATYQLGFNVVENSVKVLLDGRPLKEGVDYRVDYNSGQLTITNSAALVPGANLRITFEQNDLFQLASKTLLGARGIYEFSKKTNLGFSVLNLNQQTLSDKVRIGEEPLSNTIYGVDFNTSADLPFVTKAIDKVISTREMSSFNFSGEFAYMSPDPNTKKSTISSDQGKSIAYIDDFEGAKRLIPVGVSYTSWKDLSAPDSLANLPGTSRREKMPYKGKAFWFNETPSPFTVQQIYGERKQVARSDQQVTVLDYVFLPDTPGTYNWEPNLSDPQKVWGGNMKVLSSTANNLIEENVEFIEFWAQIVDAEPGAKLYLDLGKISEDVIPNNILDTEDKDRNDAIDVEGKEDTGLDGLFDAAERTTYNSTKSDPSGDNFFFQRGSTPYPYDYFNINGTEGNAVLTDIGRLPDTEDLNRNGTLDNATAFFRYEIPLDTVPQNNPFIAGGGLTEFNWYLFRIPLQEYKNAIGQASFSNVEFIRMFTTGVNNKVHFRIAEFNLVGSQWQKLVKNDSVLSISVVSIEENPEYKSPPGVFQERDRTRPDENILRNEQSLSLVLNGLPDGQSREAVKYLFRPLDVFNYKQMKLFIHGDLNDVPGSISYSDTLGGQRQYSTEVYFRFGGDTNNYYEYRQPVLPDWNEITIDFDKITAIKQTTRDSLNQIIKIPVEGRPGHYYVFKGNPTLTSIKFLSVGVFNIDNSFNQGPLSGQVWVNELRVVGADDSPGWAYSINSSLKLADLMTVNFTYSKKDPYFHRLSERFGSRVDNTNWSVSTDLNVLKLLPINLPESSLRINYSHTEQKGKPLYLPGTDVKVDEAVQRQQTIYDLDTTGRVKTPQQIREETETESISDTWSASNIKIKIPSSWWLIRDTFNALTFGFNYNKTFSRNPTIEKSTAWVWNANMTYGLNLSPDYNIVIADIPILGSFIQLFKDYANLKIYFLPQNISLNVTAKRNRNASKSRPTYNPQTGQFTEPDEVVSRDFSTTRGMTFNWKVTEGGFLNLTTSYNVNITSTLANLETDIYGRERTESEIWSDIIGGKFFGKDFRYQQSIDFRTAPKLPSLFDLNKFFTITAGYTAGYQWNYDLRQEELGRSAGYNNKSNVGLTLRLKALFAPLFAEEPEQKQNVTQRQINQEKQILNRQDIQNEDSLLVNKTDSPDSLSAEDLNKPSAISKALGFLKTVAKNIFFDYETISISFSNDNQLSKSGLKSMGTGFSNFWGLFYNEDAGPTRGFMLGLSGDVGKRVTAARTNLSDNFSQKNNLDFKTSRPLWEGAKIDINWKVGWSLNKVTTLSVDDNGNLFVQGITSSGTLTRSFVTFPPVLLLSVANSGIKKVHELYNPQSGDAASSLSNAFQEGFESFPFLSKLPFLSKVTKYIPRPNWRITWDGLENFLIFKSIAKRVSLEHGYTANYTEGWKLSRDGKEEIQTQKIDYGFSPLAGLNLTFGQLWEGNLSGSLKYGTRTSYDLGITTTNINETFSRDIGFTLQYSKSGFEIPLFGVSLKNDVEFSLAYNQSKNSVVRYEMNNFTEEGIPQDGTTRVTIEPRIKYTISSKVTLSIFYKRSSVSPEGASRIPPTTTNEAGIDVNITIN
- a CDS encoding cupin domain-containing protein, with protein sequence MNSKARYYIDKLELQKHPEGGFYCEIYRAGEMFFTETIPAKKLNKKNISTSIYFLLTGRDKSLFHRLKSDEIWHFYDGCDVKLYVIDQNGKLTEHLFGKGSEIFQLVIPKNNWFAAELTDKNSFALIGCTVAPGFDFKDFELADRKNLITKFPEHAKLIKKFTKL
- a CDS encoding M20/M25/M40 family metallo-hydrolase; amino-acid sequence: MLKFSLLISLFFLSTVLSFAQNEKINNYISVADTLTKTALRDRKGYDWLKELCEIGPRLSGSENSLKAIFWAENKMKQLGFDSVWLQPVMVPHWERGEKEFCAVYNGNNFVRELNILALGGSISTDKNGITANVIEVKSFDELKQKSSDVKGKIVFFSRPIDQGLINTFSGYGSAVDQRVYGAIEAAKYGAVGVVIRSVTTKYDNVPHTGVMLYADSLPRIPAAAIGYLDSDFLSEQLKINPELLLKLRLNCRTFEDAPSFNVIGEIKGTQLPDEVIVVGGHFDSWDVGCGAHDDGAGCIQSMEVLDLFKRLHIKPKRTIRCVLFINEENGSRGGIEYGKFALSSSEKHIAAIEADRGAFTPVGFYVDSDSLTIDKISRWLPVFEKASIEWIKKGGSGVDVSKIKNAKALLGFVPDDQRYMDLHHSANDVFEEVHPREFELGTAAMAVMVYLLSEEGL